In Oenanthe melanoleuca isolate GR-GAL-2019-014 chromosome 8, OMel1.0, whole genome shotgun sequence, a single genomic region encodes these proteins:
- the DPH2 gene encoding 2-(3-amino-3-carboxypropyl)histidine synthase subunit 2 isoform X3 has protein sequence MGRLRCGEICARPRRRHRGATSTASTRWAGPPPSYGMAGSARLLCSSLTSSWQTQWRWQGRWRQRPGPRCELEQQLCPEYPNVIFSRLVCGDPPGPAVPGEEQKFGRQFLVKAAGGLQDYAMFYVGAEGLTLTNFMLTWNCCPFSSFNPITGCGRRETLNVNRALMRRLYLVERARDASVVGILVGTLGVAGYLTVLQHLRELLSRAGKRSYTLAVGKPNPAKLANFLEVDIFVLVACAQNSLLDSSDFYRPVVTPYELELACNPAREWTGNYLTDFQDLLPGACAHVELPPAVPAAEAVPDVSLITGNMRATHLCDPPTSQLPPSTTLACRDQTRALAEISPAASFLESRSWRGLEQQLGQTPVSKAVQGRRGIAIAYEDEGCEQP, from the exons ATGGGGAGGCTGCGCTGCGGCGAGATTTGCGCGCGcccgcggcggcggcaccgCGGGGCGACCTCGACGGCTTCTACGAGATGGGCCGGGCCGCCGCCTTCGTACGGGATGGCGGGTTCCGCAAG GTTGCTCTGCAGTTCCCTGACGAGCTCCTGGCAGACGCAGTGGAGGTGGCAGGGCAGATGGAGGCAGCGACCGGGGCCGAGAT gtgagctggagcagcagctgtgccctgagtATCCCAACGTCATCTTCTCCAGGCTGGTGTGTGGAGaccctcctggccctgcagtgcctggggaggagcagaagTTTGGTCGCCAGTTCTTGGTGAAGGCTGCAGGAGGGTTGCAGGACTATGCCATGTTCTATGTGGGAGCTGAGGGCCTTACCCTCACCAACTTCATGCTGACCTGGAACTGCTGCCCTTTCAGCTCCTTCAACCCCATCACCGGCTGCGGCCGCCGTGAGACTCTCAATGTCAACCGGGCCCTGATGCGCCGCCTGTACCTGGTGGAGCGGGCCCGGGACGCCAGTGTGGTGGGCATCCTGGTGGGCACCCTTGGCGTGGCAGGCTACCTGACCGTGCTGCAGCACCTCCGGGAGCTGCTGAGCCGGGCTGGCAAGCGCAGCTACACACTGGCTGTGGGGAAGCCCAACCCTGCCAAGCTGGCCAACTTCCTGGAGGTGGACATCTTTGTCTTGGTGGCCTGTGCTCAGAACTCCCTCCTGGACTCCAGTGACTTCTACCGACCTGTTGTGACCCCCTATGAGCTGGAGCTGGCCTGCAACCCAGCCCGTGAGTGGACGGGGAACTACCTCACAGACTTCCAAGACCTGCTGCCAG GTGCCTGTGCGCATGTTGAGCTCCCACCGGCcgttcctgcagcagaggctgttcCTGATGTCTCATTGATCACAGGGAATATGCGTGCTACCCACCTCTGTGACCCCCCGACCTCTCAGCTGCCCCCCAGCACCACCCTGGCCTGCAGGGACCAGACCCGGGCACTCGCAGAGATCAGCCCTGCAG CCTCCTTCCTGGAGTCCCGCAGCTGGCggggcctggagcagcagctgggacagaccCCTGTCTCCAAGGCTGTGCAGGGCCGACGAGGGATTGCCATTGCCTATGAAGATGAAGGGTGTGAGCAGCCATGA
- the DPH2 gene encoding 2-(3-amino-3-carboxypropyl)histidine synthase subunit 2 isoform X1, protein MATAFSSDGEAALRRDLRAPAAAAPRGDLDGFYEMGRAAAFVRDGGFRKVALQFPDELLADAVEVAGQMEAATGAEMYVLGDTTYGSCCVDEVAAEHVGAEAVLHYGPACLSPCRKLPVLHIFGQQPLDIGRCAGAFRELYPEQQSCVVVLSDVVYAHAMGELEQQLCPEYPNVIFSRLVCGDPPGPAVPGEEQKFGRQFLVKAAGGLQDYAMFYVGAEGLTLTNFMLTWNCCPFSSFNPITGCGRRETLNVNRALMRRLYLVERARDASVVGILVGTLGVAGYLTVLQHLRELLSRAGKRSYTLAVGKPNPAKLANFLEVDIFVLVACAQNSLLDSSDFYRPVVTPYELELACNPAREWTGNYLTDFQDLLPGACAHVELPPAVPAAEAVPDVSLITGNMRATHLCDPPTSQLPPSTTLACRDQTRALAEISPAASFLESRSWRGLEQQLGQTPVSKAVQGRRGIAIAYEDEGCEQP, encoded by the exons ATGGCCACGGCCTTCAGCAGCGATGGGGAGGCTGCGCTGCGGCGAGATTTGCGCGCGcccgcggcggcggcaccgCGGGGCGACCTCGACGGCTTCTACGAGATGGGCCGGGCCGCCGCCTTCGTACGGGATGGCGGGTTCCGCAAG GTTGCTCTGCAGTTCCCTGACGAGCTCCTGGCAGACGCAGTGGAGGTGGCAGGGCAGATGGAGGCAGCGACCGGGGCCGAGATGTACGTGTTAGGAGACACCACGTACGGCAG CTGCTGTGTGGATGAAGTGGCTGCCGAGCACGTGGGTGCCGAGGCAGTGCTGCACTATGGCCCAGCctgcctcagcccctgcagaaAGCTCCCGGTGCTGCACATCTTCGGGCAGCAGCCGCTGGACATCGGGCGCTGCGCAGGGGCGTTCCGGGAGCTCTACCCCGAGCAGCAGAGCTGCGTGGTGGTGCTGAGCGATGTGGTCTATGCCCATGCGATGG gtgagctggagcagcagctgtgccctgagtATCCCAACGTCATCTTCTCCAGGCTGGTGTGTGGAGaccctcctggccctgcagtgcctggggaggagcagaagTTTGGTCGCCAGTTCTTGGTGAAGGCTGCAGGAGGGTTGCAGGACTATGCCATGTTCTATGTGGGAGCTGAGGGCCTTACCCTCACCAACTTCATGCTGACCTGGAACTGCTGCCCTTTCAGCTCCTTCAACCCCATCACCGGCTGCGGCCGCCGTGAGACTCTCAATGTCAACCGGGCCCTGATGCGCCGCCTGTACCTGGTGGAGCGGGCCCGGGACGCCAGTGTGGTGGGCATCCTGGTGGGCACCCTTGGCGTGGCAGGCTACCTGACCGTGCTGCAGCACCTCCGGGAGCTGCTGAGCCGGGCTGGCAAGCGCAGCTACACACTGGCTGTGGGGAAGCCCAACCCTGCCAAGCTGGCCAACTTCCTGGAGGTGGACATCTTTGTCTTGGTGGCCTGTGCTCAGAACTCCCTCCTGGACTCCAGTGACTTCTACCGACCTGTTGTGACCCCCTATGAGCTGGAGCTGGCCTGCAACCCAGCCCGTGAGTGGACGGGGAACTACCTCACAGACTTCCAAGACCTGCTGCCAG GTGCCTGTGCGCATGTTGAGCTCCCACCGGCcgttcctgcagcagaggctgttcCTGATGTCTCATTGATCACAGGGAATATGCGTGCTACCCACCTCTGTGACCCCCCGACCTCTCAGCTGCCCCCCAGCACCACCCTGGCCTGCAGGGACCAGACCCGGGCACTCGCAGAGATCAGCCCTGCAG CCTCCTTCCTGGAGTCCCGCAGCTGGCggggcctggagcagcagctgggacagaccCCTGTCTCCAAGGCTGTGCAGGGCCGACGAGGGATTGCCATTGCCTATGAAGATGAAGGGTGTGAGCAGCCATGA
- the DPH2 gene encoding 2-(3-amino-3-carboxypropyl)histidine synthase subunit 2 isoform X2, which yields MATAFSSDGEAALRRDLRAPAAAAPRGDLDGFYEMGRAAAFVRDGGFRKVALQFPDELLADAVEVAGQMEAATGAEICCVDEVAAEHVGAEAVLHYGPACLSPCRKLPVLHIFGQQPLDIGRCAGAFRELYPEQQSCVVVLSDVVYAHAMGELEQQLCPEYPNVIFSRLVCGDPPGPAVPGEEQKFGRQFLVKAAGGLQDYAMFYVGAEGLTLTNFMLTWNCCPFSSFNPITGCGRRETLNVNRALMRRLYLVERARDASVVGILVGTLGVAGYLTVLQHLRELLSRAGKRSYTLAVGKPNPAKLANFLEVDIFVLVACAQNSLLDSSDFYRPVVTPYELELACNPAREWTGNYLTDFQDLLPGACAHVELPPAVPAAEAVPDVSLITGNMRATHLCDPPTSQLPPSTTLACRDQTRALAEISPAASFLESRSWRGLEQQLGQTPVSKAVQGRRGIAIAYEDEGCEQP from the exons ATGGCCACGGCCTTCAGCAGCGATGGGGAGGCTGCGCTGCGGCGAGATTTGCGCGCGcccgcggcggcggcaccgCGGGGCGACCTCGACGGCTTCTACGAGATGGGCCGGGCCGCCGCCTTCGTACGGGATGGCGGGTTCCGCAAG GTTGCTCTGCAGTTCCCTGACGAGCTCCTGGCAGACGCAGTGGAGGTGGCAGGGCAGATGGAGGCAGCGACCGGGGCCGAGAT CTGCTGTGTGGATGAAGTGGCTGCCGAGCACGTGGGTGCCGAGGCAGTGCTGCACTATGGCCCAGCctgcctcagcccctgcagaaAGCTCCCGGTGCTGCACATCTTCGGGCAGCAGCCGCTGGACATCGGGCGCTGCGCAGGGGCGTTCCGGGAGCTCTACCCCGAGCAGCAGAGCTGCGTGGTGGTGCTGAGCGATGTGGTCTATGCCCATGCGATGG gtgagctggagcagcagctgtgccctgagtATCCCAACGTCATCTTCTCCAGGCTGGTGTGTGGAGaccctcctggccctgcagtgcctggggaggagcagaagTTTGGTCGCCAGTTCTTGGTGAAGGCTGCAGGAGGGTTGCAGGACTATGCCATGTTCTATGTGGGAGCTGAGGGCCTTACCCTCACCAACTTCATGCTGACCTGGAACTGCTGCCCTTTCAGCTCCTTCAACCCCATCACCGGCTGCGGCCGCCGTGAGACTCTCAATGTCAACCGGGCCCTGATGCGCCGCCTGTACCTGGTGGAGCGGGCCCGGGACGCCAGTGTGGTGGGCATCCTGGTGGGCACCCTTGGCGTGGCAGGCTACCTGACCGTGCTGCAGCACCTCCGGGAGCTGCTGAGCCGGGCTGGCAAGCGCAGCTACACACTGGCTGTGGGGAAGCCCAACCCTGCCAAGCTGGCCAACTTCCTGGAGGTGGACATCTTTGTCTTGGTGGCCTGTGCTCAGAACTCCCTCCTGGACTCCAGTGACTTCTACCGACCTGTTGTGACCCCCTATGAGCTGGAGCTGGCCTGCAACCCAGCCCGTGAGTGGACGGGGAACTACCTCACAGACTTCCAAGACCTGCTGCCAG GTGCCTGTGCGCATGTTGAGCTCCCACCGGCcgttcctgcagcagaggctgttcCTGATGTCTCATTGATCACAGGGAATATGCGTGCTACCCACCTCTGTGACCCCCCGACCTCTCAGCTGCCCCCCAGCACCACCCTGGCCTGCAGGGACCAGACCCGGGCACTCGCAGAGATCAGCCCTGCAG CCTCCTTCCTGGAGTCCCGCAGCTGGCggggcctggagcagcagctgggacagaccCCTGTCTCCAAGGCTGTGCAGGGCCGACGAGGGATTGCCATTGCCTATGAAGATGAAGGGTGTGAGCAGCCATGA